A single Venturia canescens isolate UGA chromosome 1, ASM1945775v1, whole genome shotgun sequence DNA region contains:
- the ATPsynF gene encoding putative ATP synthase subunit f, mitochondrial codes for MAEGPKINIGLYPPEYNRALHGPYDPARYYGKPDTPFGEVKLGELIAWFGRRQKTPSSLAGLISRAWWRWQHAYILPKRTGIAPFAQFTCAGMAFFYYLNYDRIKHHKNYKYH; via the exons ATGGCTGAAGGACCGAAAATTAATATCGGACTCTATCCTCCGGAGTACAACAGAGCTCTGCACGGACCATACGACCCGGCTCGGTATTATGGCAAAC CCGACACTCCCTTTGGCGAAGTGAAACTCGGCGAGCTCATAGCTTGGTTTGGCCGCCGTCAAAAAACTCCATCCAGTCTCGCTGGTCTGATTTCAAGAG CTTGGTGGCGTTGGCAACATGCCTATATACTACCCAAACGTACAGGAATCGCTCCTTTTGCTCAATTCACGTGTGCAGGAATGGCATTCTTCTACTACCTCAATTATGACAGAATTa AGCACCACAAGAACTACAAGTACCATTAA